In Paraburkholderia bryophila, a single genomic region encodes these proteins:
- a CDS encoding AraC family transcriptional regulator: MDLLSDVLSDLRADTVVTGRFSLAAPWAFNKPAVAGAPFRTCSGNPFYIVVKGMQPVRVEPGDFVLLPHGHEHVMCSALDEVPVPFDELMASQGIEPRFDTPLAFSAGGEGALSELYTGIVVFRESMRNPFLGMLPPLIHIRSGDAAIAPWLANTLTSFIQESMEAQPGWAMAAARLADVLFIHLLRAHLSSSTGGHTGWLRGMADPQIGQAMALIHRTPAKAWTVANLATAAGMSRSGFSVRFLELVGETPIAHLTAYRMYLAAGELTRGRSRLIEVAERVGYTSEKAFARAFRRWAGMPPRAYVMSAPDPLDLERRGGR; encoded by the coding sequence ATGGATTTGCTGAGCGATGTCCTGTCCGACTTGCGGGCTGATACGGTCGTGACCGGCAGATTCTCGCTGGCGGCGCCGTGGGCCTTCAACAAGCCCGCGGTAGCCGGCGCGCCGTTCCGCACCTGTTCGGGCAATCCGTTCTATATCGTCGTCAAGGGGATGCAGCCCGTGCGGGTTGAACCCGGCGACTTCGTGCTGCTGCCGCACGGCCACGAGCATGTGATGTGCTCGGCGCTCGACGAAGTGCCCGTGCCGTTCGACGAACTGATGGCGAGCCAGGGCATCGAGCCGCGCTTCGATACGCCGTTGGCTTTTTCGGCGGGTGGCGAGGGCGCGTTGAGCGAGTTGTACACGGGCATCGTCGTGTTTCGCGAGTCGATGCGCAATCCTTTTCTCGGCATGCTGCCGCCACTGATTCACATTCGTTCCGGCGATGCCGCAATCGCGCCGTGGCTTGCCAATACCTTGACCAGCTTCATTCAGGAATCGATGGAGGCGCAGCCCGGCTGGGCGATGGCCGCCGCGCGTCTTGCCGACGTGCTGTTCATTCATCTGTTGCGCGCGCACCTGTCGAGCAGCACCGGCGGGCATACCGGCTGGTTGCGCGGCATGGCCGATCCGCAGATCGGTCAGGCGATGGCGCTGATCCATCGGACGCCCGCGAAGGCTTGGACGGTGGCGAATCTCGCGACGGCGGCCGGTATGTCGCGCTCGGGGTTCAGCGTGCGCTTTCTCGAGCTGGTCGGCGAAACGCCGATCGCGCATTTGACGGCCTACCGGATGTATCTCGCGGCGGGCGAGTTGACGCGTGGCCGCAGTCGGTTGATCGAGGTGGCGGAGCGTGTCGGCTATACGTCCGAGAAGGCCTTTGCGCGCGCGTTTCGGCGCTGGGCCGGGATGCCGCCCAGGGCGTATGTCATGTCCGCGCCGGATCCACTCGATCTGGAGCGGCGTGGTGGTCGATGA
- a CDS encoding sensor domain-containing diguanylate cyclase, producing MLNRPSIIWRAIAFVAVVCLSLVALDGWRSWNARSVQLGEMDVATSNLSRGMAQQADDTFKEADTALLGIVERVEHDGTSPAALRRLHDILVTRRQELPQLAGLFVYDENGVWIVNSTSTPLERFNNADREYFIFHQHSTDTGPHIGVPVVSRSSGKWVIPVSRRISKPDGSFGGVVLATVDIDFFKTFYDSLQIGNAGAVALVLNSGEMLIRRPFDAKLIGKSMQGTALYSSYTTQGPVGTAFIRSAQDGITRLNSFRALQHYPVFVAAALSKDEILHEWWRDTLWHSAGVLCLVFVVGLFGWHLIRQIELRTQAEAELTRTHASLEKLNQTLERLAMQDGLTGLANRRQFDVSLQNEFSRATRHASALALIMMDVDCFKQYNDIYGHAAGDECLRTISRVIRDLTARRPGDLAARYGGDEIAVLLPNTDVAHAAAIADKICGAIRDLEIEHAGGPAGFVTISAGVAARVPTRGASEPMELILVADKALYEAKMNGRNRVLAAKGISSSAASD from the coding sequence ATTCTGAATCGACCATCCATCATCTGGCGGGCGATCGCTTTCGTGGCGGTTGTCTGTTTGTCCCTTGTCGCGCTCGATGGCTGGCGGAGCTGGAATGCGCGGTCAGTCCAATTGGGCGAAATGGACGTTGCTACCTCGAATCTCTCGCGGGGCATGGCGCAGCAGGCGGACGACACCTTCAAGGAAGCGGACACGGCGTTGCTGGGCATCGTCGAGCGCGTGGAGCACGACGGGACCAGCCCGGCCGCTCTTCGACGACTGCACGACATTCTGGTGACGCGCCGGCAGGAGTTGCCCCAGCTCGCCGGTCTGTTCGTCTATGACGAAAACGGCGTCTGGATCGTCAATTCCACGTCGACCCCACTTGAACGATTCAATAACGCCGATCGCGAATATTTTATCTTTCATCAACATTCCACTGATACGGGACCGCACATTGGCGTCCCGGTCGTCAGTAGATCGAGTGGCAAGTGGGTCATTCCCGTTTCAAGAAGAATCAGTAAGCCGGACGGTAGTTTCGGCGGAGTCGTGCTGGCGACCGTCGATATTGATTTCTTCAAGACGTTCTACGACAGTCTTCAGATCGGCAACGCCGGAGCCGTTGCCCTCGTATTGAATAGCGGCGAGATGCTGATTCGCCGGCCGTTCGATGCAAAACTGATTGGCAAAAGCATGCAGGGAACCGCGCTATACAGTTCCTACACGACGCAAGGCCCCGTCGGGACGGCTTTCATCAGGTCGGCGCAGGATGGCATCACGCGGCTCAACAGTTTTCGTGCTCTTCAGCATTATCCGGTCTTTGTGGCCGCAGCCTTATCCAAGGACGAGATTTTGCATGAGTGGTGGCGCGACACGCTTTGGCATTCCGCTGGCGTGCTGTGTCTTGTCTTCGTGGTGGGACTGTTCGGTTGGCACCTGATCCGGCAGATCGAACTGCGGACCCAGGCCGAAGCGGAACTGACCAGGACACACGCTTCCCTCGAAAAGCTGAATCAGACTCTTGAACGACTCGCGATGCAGGACGGCCTGACGGGGCTGGCGAACCGCCGCCAGTTCGATGTGTCGCTGCAGAACGAATTCAGCCGCGCCACGCGTCATGCGAGCGCGCTGGCACTGATCATGATGGATGTCGATTGCTTCAAGCAATACAACGACATCTACGGACATGCAGCCGGCGATGAATGTCTGCGAACGATCAGTCGTGTCATCCGGGACCTGACGGCCCGGCGTCCTGGCGATCTTGCCGCCCGCTATGGCGGAGACGAGATCGCGGTGCTGCTGCCGAACACGGACGTGGCGCATGCCGCCGCGATCGCGGACAAAATCTGCGGCGCTATTCGCGATCTGGAAATCGAACATGCGGGCGGCCCCGCTGGTTTTGTCACGATCAGCGCCGGGGTAGCCGCTCGGGTCCCGACTAGGGGCGCGAGTGAGCCTATGGAGCTGATCCTCGTTGCGGACAAGGCGTTGTATGAAGCAAAGATGAATGGACGCAATCGGGTACTCGCCGCCAAGGGGATTTCAAGCTCAGCCGCGAGCGATTAA
- a CDS encoding c-type cytochrome yields MKRTTLLVAFACAAVHAHADTDFTRARALAGEHACLGCHAVDKKLVGPAYHDVAARYSGQSNAAALLVKHVQQGSAGVWGNVPMPPNRIDAADARLLVNWVLAGAPDH; encoded by the coding sequence ATGAAAAGAACCACTTTGCTGGTTGCATTCGCGTGCGCTGCCGTTCACGCGCACGCAGACACCGATTTCACCCGCGCGCGGGCGCTGGCCGGCGAGCATGCCTGCCTCGGTTGTCACGCGGTGGACAAGAAGCTCGTCGGCCCCGCCTATCACGACGTGGCCGCGCGTTATAGCGGCCAGAGCAATGCCGCCGCGTTGCTCGTCAAGCATGTGCAGCAGGGCAGCGCGGGCGTGTGGGGCAATGTGCCGATGCCGCCCAACCGGATCGACGCCGCCGACGCGCGGCTCCTCGTCAACTGGGTGCTGGCGGGCGCGCCCGATCACTGA
- a CDS encoding porin, which produces MRNYLAAACLLGVASLAHAQSSVTLYGIVDTGVQYYNHAATGGSVVGMPALTGEVPSRFGLRGAEDLGGGTQAFFQLESGFAAGTGALNYGGRLFGRAANVGISSPYGTLTLGRQINMSYYALLQADVIGPSIHSMASFDTYLPNARSDNAIGYLGKFGGFTLGGTYSFGRDAAGPAGPSATDCAGQVAGNFIACRQYTALAAYDSAHFGIAASYDVMRGGTGASAPLTNSAYTDTRTIVDAYVKYGAAKLGGGWERRNTSAAVHSQTDLFFVGVNYFALPALSLDTQMVRYNVRSVSDSTLLIARATYFLSKRTSVYSSLGYMLNSQKAAAPVAAAGTVQTGADQLGVMVGIQQRF; this is translated from the coding sequence ATGAGAAACTATCTTGCGGCAGCGTGTCTGCTCGGCGTAGCGAGTCTGGCTCATGCGCAGAGCAGTGTGACCTTGTACGGAATCGTCGACACCGGCGTGCAGTATTACAACCATGCGGCGACCGGCGGCTCGGTCGTCGGCATGCCGGCGCTGACCGGCGAAGTGCCGTCGCGCTTCGGCTTGCGCGGCGCTGAAGATCTGGGCGGCGGCACGCAAGCGTTCTTCCAGTTGGAAAGCGGTTTTGCCGCCGGCACCGGCGCGCTGAACTACGGCGGCCGTCTGTTCGGCCGTGCCGCGAACGTCGGCATCAGCAGCCCGTACGGCACGCTGACGCTGGGGCGCCAGATCAACATGTCGTATTACGCGTTGCTGCAGGCGGACGTGATCGGCCCGTCGATTCATTCGATGGCGAGCTTCGACACCTATTTGCCGAATGCGCGTAGCGACAATGCGATCGGCTACCTCGGCAAATTCGGCGGCTTCACGCTCGGCGGCACCTACAGTTTCGGCCGCGACGCCGCTGGACCGGCGGGCCCGTCCGCGACCGATTGCGCGGGGCAGGTGGCCGGCAACTTCATTGCCTGCCGCCAGTACACGGCGCTGGCCGCCTACGATTCGGCGCACTTCGGCATCGCGGCTTCGTATGACGTGATGCGCGGCGGGACCGGTGCGTCCGCGCCGTTGACGAACAGCGCGTACACCGATACCCGGACCATCGTCGACGCTTACGTCAAATACGGCGCCGCGAAACTCGGCGGCGGCTGGGAGCGGCGCAACACGTCGGCGGCGGTTCACAGCCAGACCGATCTGTTTTTTGTCGGGGTGAACTATTTCGCGCTACCGGCGCTTTCACTCGATACGCAAATGGTGCGATATAACGTTAGAAGCGTATCCGACTCGACGCTGCTTATCGCGCGCGCGACCTACTTTCTGTCGAAGCGCACGTCGGTGTATTCGTCGCTCGGTTATATGCTCAACAGCCAGAAGGCCGCCGCGCCGGTGGCTGCGGCCGGCACCGTGCAAACCGGCGCCGATCAGCTCGGCGTGATGGTCGGCATCCAGCAGCGCTTCTAG